The DNA region GATAATACTTCCAATAAACCCTCCTAGAAGAAATCCTTATTAaaatcaaaatgaaaaaaaaaaatctatccaCAAAATTCTCATCAAATCCTTTTATCAAACTAACAATTTCCTTTGTTCTTTTCCAAACCAACACACTTAACCCCACTGCCATTGGTCTTCACCTTCCTCAAACCAACCTTTCTACTCCCGCGCTGTTTACTAGGACGAATTATATATATACAATTCTATATTGTACACAACATTCATGCCCTTTGTGTGAAAAACAGTCCTTCACTTCATCTTGTTTCCATGGGAGGATCCTCACCTACTGCTAATCTCATCACAAATCCTTCCAATCGAGTTTCCTGTAACCTCTTCGTGCTCTCTTTGCCTCTCTTAGTTTATCGCTAATCGTACCTAATCGTGAATGATAAGTAAACGATAGAGCATCGCGGTTTGGCGCTCAGCTGCTCCGCTTGCCTTCCGCTGTCCGCTCTCTCTTATCTCTCTTCTTTTTACAAAGGAAAGAGCAGAACAGAGGAATCAGGGGAGGGAGGTTTTGTCGTGGTGCTTCGCTGGTGGTATCTGGTCACCGCTAGTACGGTCACCGCCATTCCCGCATGGCCTCGTCGCCGCTCGTTTTCCTCCTCTTGTTCTGCTTCCTCTATGGGGGCGACGCCGACCTGGCCTCCGACGAAGCCGCGCTCCTGGCATTCCGCGCCGCCGTCGCCCGGTCGGGGCTGCGGACGTGGAACGCGAGCGCCCCCGGCGCGCCCTGCACGTGGCAGGGAGTCAGCTGCGACCGGAGCCGCGTCGTCTCCCTCCGCCTCCCTGCGGTAGGCCTCCTCGGGCCGATCCCGGCGGCGCTCGGCAACCTCACTGCGCTCCACACCCTTAGCCTCCGGTTCAACGCTCTTTCTGGCCCGCTCCCCGCTGAGCTCGCGGGCCTCGCGGAGCTGAGGAGCCTCTACCTCCAGGGGAACCGCCTCTCCGGCGGCATTCCGGATTTTGTTGCTTCCTTGAGCAATCTCGTTCGTTTCAACCTCGCTGACAATCAGTTCTCCGGAGGGATCCCGCTGGGGCTTAACAATCTCACTCGCCTGAGCACGCTCTACCTCGAGAAAAACAACCTCACGGGCGAGATCTCGGGGCTCGATCTGGGTAGCATCGTCCAGTTCAACGTGTCCTACAACCAGCTCAACGGGTCGATCCCGGTCAGGCTCCGCTCCCAGCCGGCGTCCGCGTTCATTGGCACGGCGCTCTGCGGAGGGCCCCTGGGGCCGTGCCCTGGCGAAATCGCGCCCTCCCCGTCGACGCCGGCACCGGCTCCCGCTTCAGGGCGTCCCGGCGGCGGAACGGAGACAAATAACAACAGGAAGAAGAATAAGCTCTCCGGCGGGGCGATCGCGGGGATCGCCATCGGCGCCTCCGCATTCCTCCTCATCGTCCTCGCGGCGCTGATCCTCCTCTGCCGAAGGCGAAAGGCGCGGTCTCTGGGCGCCACAGCTGCGACGGGCAGTAAAGGGGCAGAGACGGAGGCGGGAGAGCAAAGGAACAGAGGATTAGAGGAAGGCAGCGGCGGCCGCAACGTCAGCGCGGCGGCAGCGAAGGGCTCCTCGGAGTCGTCCGGGGCGAAGAAGCTGGTGTTCTTGGGCGGCGACGCGGCGAGGCGGTTCGACCTAGAGGATCTTCTGCGGGCGTCGGCGGAGGTTCTAGGGAAGGGCACGTTCGGGACCGCATACAAGGCAGTCCTAGAGACCGGATCGACGGTGACAGTGAAGCGGCTCAAAGACGTGAGCTTGCCGGAGCAGGAGTTCATGGAGAGGATCGAGGCCATCGCCGCCATGGACCACCCCAACCTGGTTCCCCTCATGGCCTACTACTTCAGCAAGGACGAGAAGCTGCTGGTCTACGAGTACATGCCCATGGGAAGCCTCTCTGCTCTCTTGCACGGTACTCCCCCAAaatccacaccatccttcattcGAGTTCTTCAGCAATTTCGTTCCAAACACTTGTTCAAGGACACAACTCGATTCTCAAAACGTCAAACTTTTGCTCGATTAATGTTCAGGTAACAGAGGATCTGGTCGAACGCCTCTCAGCTGGGAAACAAGAACCGGCATTGCCCTCGCCGCCGCTTACGGCATCGAGTACATTCACTCCACGAGCCCTTCTTCCTCGCACGGCAACATCAAGTCCTCCAACGTCCTCCTCACCAAGTCGTACAGCGCCCGTGTCTCCGACCACGGCCTCGCCTTCATCGTGGGCTCCAACCCCACCGCGAGCCGCGTCTCCGGCTACCGAGCGCCGGAGGTCACCGACCCCCGGAAGGTCTCCCAGAAGGCCGACGTCTACAGCTTCGGCGTCCTGCTGCTCGAGCTGCTCACCGGCAAAGCCCCGACGCAGGCTGCTCTCAACGAGGAGCCCATCGACCTCCCCCGATGGGTGCAATCAGTCGTCAGAGAGGAATGGACGGCCGAAGTGTTCGACGTGGAGCTGTTGCGGTACCAGAACGTGGAAGACGACATGGTTCAGCTCCTGCAGCTCGCCATTGACTGCGTGGCGCAGTACCCCGACAAGCGGCCTCCGATGTCCGAGGTGGCCGTCCGCATCGACGAGATCCGAAAGTCGAGCTTAGGATCGTCCTACCGAGACCAGCACGACACGCCGCGAAGCTTGGAAGAGGATGACCACTCTTAAAATGGAACTGTGATCGTGGTTACGTTCTtttcatttcttgccataaatcaTCAGTCTGTGCATGTTTGTTTGCTCCTCTTTCAATTCGAAGCACAAtttgttcttcttcttttgttGTTCAGAACACACAACCCTCTCCAGTGACTCCATTGATACATATCTTCATGCCATTTTTCTTCTGTCAttttccctcctcttcctctttttccCACTCTCTTCTCAACCTCTTGTAGTATGTAAGCATTCTGTTCTATTTGGAATCATTAAATCTGTGATTTGAGGTTTGGTACATGGATGAGCAAATTTGTTAAGCAAAGAGAAACAATTCATTGGATTGTGTTGGGTGATCGAGGGAAGTGGTTGAATGGGTCCGTCGATTGCTGTGTTTACTTGATAGGCCTAATAATTTAGGCAGGGGGAGTGAGCTTCTGTCTGTCTCTCTGGCTTTTTGTTGATTGAATCAGGtggcttggttgggcttcttgcAATGATGTTTCACATGCTTGCTCTGCAAGTGGAGATGTTGGAGCACATGATTATCAACAACTATCGTAATGAGTAGGAATTTGAGACTCTAACTTTTAAtcgattaatttgatttaattgatcTTTACTCACCCCTACTAAAGAATAAATCATGAGTTTGTGGTCAGTTGTTGTTGGGCTTTGTGAGCAAGCCATCCATGAGCTCATGGTCAGGTGGACGGGGTCTCTCTATTTTGGACTTATAAAATTTAGACTAAAACTTATTATAATTggctgtaatttttttttaaaaaataactcgaTAAAACTTTTAAATGCTAAAATCCAAATTATTGGATACCATTTATATTCATTTTTCATACGCGGAGACAGAATTCCTTCTAATTTCAAGGCAATTCAAATTTAGCACATCGTGGCAAACAAGTCGGGTATGGATGCCCGGGTGCTCACTGGCACAGCTTGCCACGTGGCGGCAGCCGCACACGAAGAGAACGCGCGCATACTCCGCTTCCTGCGGGCCCTTTGCCGTCTTTAAGTTACCCCTGGGAGAAGCAAATCGGAGCCAGAGTTGGAAACCAGCGAGAAGGGCGAGAGGGAGCGAGGGTTTGCACTCGGCGATCGTCCGTTTGTGGTATTCTTCTAATCTTCTATATGATTGCCATGCAGATTATCGACACGTTTTCTATATTTTTCTCCGATTCGTCgttgtgttttctttttgtggGAATGAAGTTGTTGTTCGAGTTCCATGTCGTCAGTTCCTCGCATTGATGTTGACAAGAAAGGGGggtttctagttctttctctCTATGTTCAAAATGCATATGGCCAGCCTTTATTAATGAACTTTAAATTTCATCGTAGATTGCTTCTGTTTTTATTGTCGCATTGCATCATTTCCATCGTGGATATGCTCGGGTCATAAATTCCACTCTCAATTCCGTGAAGAATTGGATATGTAAAGCCAGTGTATCTGTTGTGTATCTTGCTTCTTTTTGAGGGAAACGGAAGACAGAATTAAATGGGTATTTGGGGGTAATTACTTCTTGTGAGTCGCAAACTGCAACTCTAGGTAGGTAGTATGTGTTGTTTGCGTGTATACGGCAAGAAAATACTTACTTCTTGAGGATTTCATCTGTGTTTCACAAGATTGTTTGTTTCTGTCAGTTTGGATTCTTCCATATCTCATCTAGATTGTCGTGTTGTGAAACAGGAAGGTGAAACTCACTTCTGGATGAAGATAGGATGGTAGAATAGAAAATAGTTTCGTCCATGACTCCATTTAAATGCAGCAGAAAAGCATTTGAACTTTAGGTGTATATTATGCAAGAATTTCTTTAACACTACATTTGATTCACGGAATGGAAATAATTAGGAAATCGTTATTGCTAGAGAATGAAACA from Zingiber officinale cultivar Zhangliang chromosome 4B, Zo_v1.1, whole genome shotgun sequence includes:
- the LOC121975268 gene encoding probable inactive receptor kinase RLK902, whose translation is MASSPLVFLLLFCFLYGGDADLASDEAALLAFRAAVARSGLRTWNASAPGAPCTWQGVSCDRSRVVSLRLPAVGLLGPIPAALGNLTALHTLSLRFNALSGPLPAELAGLAELRSLYLQGNRLSGGIPDFVASLSNLVRFNLADNQFSGGIPLGLNNLTRLSTLYLEKNNLTGEISGLDLGSIVQFNVSYNQLNGSIPVRLRSQPASAFIGTALCGGPLGPCPGEIAPSPSTPAPAPASGRPGGGTETNNNRKKNKLSGGAIAGIAIGASAFLLIVLAALILLCRRRKARSLGATAATGSKGAETEAGEQRNRGLEEGSGGRNVSAAAAKGSSESSGAKKLVFLGGDAARRFDLEDLLRASAEVLGKGTFGTAYKAVLETGSTVTVKRLKDVSLPEQEFMERIEAIAAMDHPNLVPLMAYYFSKDEKLLVYEYMPMGSLSALLHGNRGSGRTPLSWETRTGIALAAAYGIEYIHSTSPSSSHGNIKSSNVLLTKSYSARVSDHGLAFIVGSNPTASRVSGYRAPEVTDPRKVSQKADVYSFGVLLLELLTGKAPTQAALNEEPIDLPRWVQSVVREEWTAEVFDVELLRYQNVEDDMVQLLQLAIDCVAQYPDKRPPMSEVAVRIDEIRKSSLGSSYRDQHDTPRSLEEDDHS